The stretch of DNA GGGTGTCGTGGGTGCAAGTGGTGCGGCGAAGTGCGAACCGGGAGCGGCTCGAGATTTCGTCGAAGACCGATCCGCAGGAACCTCGACCGCCGAACGGCCTGAAAGTGCGACTCTTTCGCTGCGGGTTTAGGGTGCGACGAGATAAAGGATGTCATGCATGAATTCCTCGACTGAATCAGGGCCGGCAGTCATTGATCATCTCCGGCGACATCGAGTCGCGACGTCATCGAGCCCATTCGCGCCCCCATCTGAAGCGCTGGTGCGAGTGGGTAGTCGACGCTGGTTTCTGCAAATCGGTTTGAGCGCCTTAGGCGCGGCGACCATGTCGTCGTCGACGTGCCCTGCTGCCGGTGGAGGTGCGAGATCACCGAAATCGGTGATTCAAATCTGGTTGTCGGGAGGCCCGAGCCAGATCGACATGTGGGATCCGAAGCCCAACATGCCTACCGAGATCCGGGGGCCTTTCAACGCAATCTCCACCGCGGTTCCGGGAGTTGCCGTTTGTGAGCTGATGCCGCGACAGGCGGCGCTCATGGATAAATTGGCGATCATTCGCTCCATGGACGCCGGCGGAAGCAATCATTGGCCGGTGACGTTCCAATCGACCAGCCGGAAAGCTAACCGTGACCGAGGGGATTACCCATCGACGGGGTCGATCGCCGCCCGCTTTCGCGGACCCAATCAACCGAACATGCCGGCGTTCGTCGGATTGCCTGCGGGGACCTCCTATCCGATCTGGTATGACATTTACGGATCCGGGTATCTCGGCAGTGACTACGAGCCCGTCGACGGCGCACGGGTTGCCGGACGATTCTCGATGCCCAACGGAATTACCGTCCCGCGCTTGCAGGATCGGGAACGTCTCCGCCGGGAATTCGACCGCTTCAAATCCCGGCACGATAACTCGCAGCAGTTCGAGCGACACGACCGGCACACTCGGGCTGCGCTCGACTTCGTATTGGGTGGGAACGCTGAAAGAGCCTTTGACGTCGAGCAGGAGCCGGCGGTCGTTCGCGACCTCTACGGCCGTGATTCGCTCGGCGCTTCCGCCTTGTTGGCCCGGCGGCTGGTCGAAGCCGGCATTACCTACGTGGTGCTGAGCGACCGACTCGGCAGTTGGGATCATCACGGCGACGAGATTCCTCAGAAGGGCATCGACAAAGGATTGCGGCATATGCTGCCGCGCACCGATCACGTGATCGCCACGCTGCTGGAGGATCTCGATCAGCGAGGTTTGCTGGAGTCTACGCTGGTGCTGGTTATGGGCGAGTTCGGGCGTGCGCCGGTAATGACGAAGACGGCGGGACGCGATCACTGGTTGCAGGTGATGTCGCTACTCGTGGCCGGCGGCGGCATTCGCGGAGGCCAGGTCATCGGAGCAACCGATCGACGAGGTGGAGAAATCGCCGAACGCCCGCTCGGACCGGGAGATCTCGCCGCGACGATCTTCAAACACCTCGGCATCGATTCGAGCGAACACTGGATCGACCCGGCAGGCCGGCCGAGACCATTGGTTGAAGAAGGAATTCCCATTCGAGAGCTGTTTTAATCGATCGAGGTCCGACGTTGCCCCTCGATGAAAACTCTCTTTTCAGCCGATGAGTGCCGAAGCGGAGTAGAGCGTATTTGTCCCAGGTACCGGCACAGCATATCATCGATATTCCTCGGCATTCGTTAGGTGCCGGCTTGGAATCGATCGCACAACCGTCACTGTGTTTCCCATCCGGTCGCAACATGCCTATCGGTTCTTTCGTCGTCGCTGCGCTTTCGGTTTGCATTGCGCTGACTATCGACATCGGATCCGTACGTAGCGCCGACA from Planctomycetia bacterium encodes:
- a CDS encoding DUF1501 domain-containing protein, with amino-acid sequence MNSSTESGPAVIDHLRRHRVATSSSPFAPPSEALVRVGSRRWFLQIGLSALGAATMSSSTCPAAGGGARSPKSVIQIWLSGGPSQIDMWDPKPNMPTEIRGPFNAISTAVPGVAVCELMPRQAALMDKLAIIRSMDAGGSNHWPVTFQSTSRKANRDRGDYPSTGSIAARFRGPNQPNMPAFVGLPAGTSYPIWYDIYGSGYLGSDYEPVDGARVAGRFSMPNGITVPRLQDRERLRREFDRFKSRHDNSQQFERHDRHTRAALDFVLGGNAERAFDVEQEPAVVRDLYGRDSLGASALLARRLVEAGITYVVLSDRLGSWDHHGDEIPQKGIDKGLRHMLPRTDHVIATLLEDLDQRGLLESTLVLVMGEFGRAPVMTKTAGRDHWLQVMSLLVAGGGIRGGQVIGATDRRGGEIAERPLGPGDLAATIFKHLGIDSSEHWIDPAGRPRPLVEEGIPIRELF